Proteins encoded within one genomic window of Candidatus Caldatribacterium sp.:
- a CDS encoding response regulator, which yields MVKVLIVDDSPTTRNFHAYILRSAGFTVVDASDGAEALEKLYTEEDIACVITDLNMPNMDGLTFIRRVRQEPLFVDLPIIVVTTLDEAADRKEGIRAGANFYLTKPIQPSILVESVRIAIGG from the coding sequence ATGGTGAAGGTGCTAATTGTCGATGATTCGCCCACAACCCGGAATTTCCATGCATACATCCTCCGAAGTGCCGGGTTCACCGTAGTAGACGCCTCAGACGGGGCTGAAGCACTGGAAAAACTCTACACCGAGGAGGATATCGCCTGTGTCATTACCGACCTCAACATGCCCAACATGGATGGCCTCACGTTCATCCGCAGGGTGCGGCAAGAGCCCCTTTTCGTGGATTTACCCATTATCGTAGTCACAACCTTAGACGAGGCTGCAGATCGAAAAGAGGGCATACGAGCTGGAGCAAATTTCTACCTCACAAAACCAATTCAACCATCCATTCTTGTGGAAAGCGTGCGGATTGCCATAGGAGGTTGA